One Alligator mississippiensis isolate rAllMis1 chromosome 1, rAllMis1, whole genome shotgun sequence genomic window carries:
- the DLEU7 gene encoding leukemia-associated protein 7: MAKPTPLLVSINHQLVALQTLQLLQQERGGKDDTSAHLDQASQAPLFSIDRPSPIQYGMGQDQEAAFTNTSCQVWKQAGRRKGTNQSPEEEEENGFEPLQPQPKDSSPLRPPRPRTLTEIALHSMLSRVVDLTSQLVNVEQTLLFPLLQEHHSSDHLKDSIEFRNICSHMASQGQGWQFDRDLYAAYECLKTIVKKLICSLAVFPSESYAIARSSLRQVLQNLPEMRETRSYR, from the exons ATGGCCAAACCAACCCCTTTACTTGTCTCCATCAATCACCAGCTGGTGGCTCTCCAAACCCTGCAGCTGTTGCAGCAGGAGCGCGGAGGCAAGGATGATACCAGTGCCCACTTGGACCAGGCCTCTCAAGCTCCACTATTCAGCATAGACAGGCCCAGCCCAATTCAATATGGCATGGGACAAGACCAGGAAGCAGCCTTCACAAACACATCTTGCCAGGtttggaagcaggcaggaaggagaaaaggcacaaaccaaagccctgaggaggaagaagaaaatggaTTTGAGCCTCTTCAGCCCCAGCCAAAAGATTCATCCCCGTTACGCCCACCCAGGCCCCGAACTCTTACAGAGATTGCTCTGCACAGCATGTTATCCCGAGTAGTAGATTTAACATCCCAGCTTGTAAATGTGGAACAGACTCTCCTGTTCCCTCTGTTACAGGAGCATCATTCTTCTGACCATTTAAAA GATAGCATCGAGTTTCGAAACATCTGCAGTCACATGGCCTCACAAGGGCAGGGATGGCAATTTGACAGAGACTTGTATGCAGCATACGAATGTTTGAAGACAATTGTTAAGAAACTGATTTGTTCACTTGCAGTTTTCCCCTCGGAGTCTTATGCCATCGCTCGATCTTCTTTGAGGCAAGTCTTACAAAACCTCCCTGAGATGAGAGAGACAAGATCATACAGATGA